Proteins encoded within one genomic window of Hevea brasiliensis isolate MT/VB/25A 57/8 chromosome 8, ASM3005281v1, whole genome shotgun sequence:
- the LOC131168711 gene encoding organ-specific protein P4-like isoform X1, whose translation MKSFFAFLPLFIPLLQILSTTDARKDVDEYWRGVTKDQPRPEAIQKLLRASPASSASNKKTDCHMSKNVEPRSDIGLQTKKTLHETYSLQKFEPVPDVSIYHNDIVLEAEKPSKSFFKEEHESRPDATIYHNDVGFKAKKPLDEKSFVNNFEPRPDLSIYHNYVGFEVAKPPKKKSFLSNFEGIDDATIYQE comes from the exons ATGAAATCCTTCTTTGCTTTTCTCCCTCTTTTCATACCTCTCTTG CAGATTTTGAGCACCACCGATGCAAGAAAAGATGTGGACGAGTATTGGAGAGGAGTGACGAAAGATCAACCTCGGCCAGAAGCAATACAAAAGCTTCTTCGAGCTTCTCCAGCCTCATCTGCCTCTAATAAGAAAACCGATTGTCACATGAGCAAGAATGTGGAGCCGAGATCTGATATTGGTCTGCAAACAAAGAAAACATTGCATGAGACGTACTCTCTTCAAAAGTTTGAGCCAGTACCTGATGTCTCAATCTACCATAACGATATTGTTCTTGAAGCCGAGAAACCATCGAAATCATTTTTCAAGGAAGAACATGAGTCGAGACCTGACGCGACAATTTACCACAATGATGTTGGTTTCAAAGCCAAAAAGCCATTAGATGAGAAATCATTTGTTAACAATTTTGAACCAAGGCCTGATTTGTCCATATACCATAATTATGTAGGTTTTGAAGTAGCGAAGCCACCAAAAAAGAAATCCTTTCTCAGTAACTTTGAAGGGATAGATGACGCTACAATTTACCAAGAATAA
- the LOC110653761 gene encoding BURP domain-containing protein BNM2A yields the protein MMGLQFALKTFLLHLLLVLCTHRSHGEAREMTKSNVLRLPSEEENGVSDKGMHRSRPVHANPSTHMDHMDPSLMIFFTLNDLRVGKKLPLFFPMKDSSSTPLMSRDEANSIPFSCADLPHLLHFFSFSPGSPQAKAMEHTLRECEIKPIKGETKICAASLESMLDFVRETFGSETQFKVLSTTHLAKSRTLLDNYTILDEPNEIPVPKMVACHTMPYPYTVFYCHSQETENKAFVVSLGGDHGGRIEGVAVCHMDTSQWSPNHASFRVLGIEPGTSPVCHFFRGDNLVYVPINMPIHG from the exons ATGATGGGATTGCAATTTGCATTGAAGACCTTTCTCCTCCATCTCCTGCTTGTTCTG TGTACTCATCGAAGCCATGGAGAGGCCAGGGAGATGACGAAAAGCAATGTTCTGAGACTTCCAAGTGAGGAAGAAAATGGTGTCTCAGATAAGGGAATGCATAGAAGTCGCCCTGTTCATGCAAATCCATCAACCCATATGGATCACATGGACCCTTCACTGATGATTTTTTTCACCCTGAATGATCTCAGGGTGGGCAAGAAATTGCCCCTATTTTTTCCTATGAAAGATTCTTCATCTACTCCTTTGATGTCCAGAGATGAAGCAAATTCCATTCCCTTCTCCTGCGCAGATCTTCCCCATCTCCTTCACTTCTTCTCCTTCTCTCCGGGTTCTCCCCAAGCCAAAGCCATGGAACATACTCTCAGAGAATGTGAGATAAAACCCATCAAGGGCGAGACTAAAATCTGTGCTGCTTCATTAGAATCCATGCTAGATTTTGTACGAGAAACCTTTGGATCGGAGACCCAATTCAAAGTTCTGAGCACAACCCATCTCGCAAAATCAAGAACCCTTTTGGACAATTACACCATCCTGGATGAGCCCAACGAAATACCAGTTCCAAAGATGGTAGCATGCCATACGATGCCGTATCCATACACAGTCTTCTATTGCCATAGTCAAGAGACCGAGAACAAGGCATTTGTGGTGTCACTAGGTGGTGATCATGGAGGGAGAATAGAAGGAGTTGCAGTTTGTCACATGGATACCTCTCAATGGAGTCCAAATCATGCATCATTCCGTGTGCTTGGGATTGAACCAGGAACCTCCCCTGTGTGCCATTTCTTTAGAGGAGATAATCTAGTTTATGTTCCCATCAATATGCCTATCCATGGCTAA
- the LOC131168711 gene encoding organ-specific protein P4-like isoform X2: protein MKSFFAFLPLFIPLLILSTTDARKDVDEYWRGVTKDQPRPEAIQKLLRASPASSASNKKTDCHMSKNVEPRSDIGLQTKKTLHETYSLQKFEPVPDVSIYHNDIVLEAEKPSKSFFKEEHESRPDATIYHNDVGFKAKKPLDEKSFVNNFEPRPDLSIYHNYVGFEVAKPPKKKSFLSNFEGIDDATIYQE from the exons ATGAAATCCTTCTTTGCTTTTCTCCCTCTTTTCATACCTCTCTTG ATTTTGAGCACCACCGATGCAAGAAAAGATGTGGACGAGTATTGGAGAGGAGTGACGAAAGATCAACCTCGGCCAGAAGCAATACAAAAGCTTCTTCGAGCTTCTCCAGCCTCATCTGCCTCTAATAAGAAAACCGATTGTCACATGAGCAAGAATGTGGAGCCGAGATCTGATATTGGTCTGCAAACAAAGAAAACATTGCATGAGACGTACTCTCTTCAAAAGTTTGAGCCAGTACCTGATGTCTCAATCTACCATAACGATATTGTTCTTGAAGCCGAGAAACCATCGAAATCATTTTTCAAGGAAGAACATGAGTCGAGACCTGACGCGACAATTTACCACAATGATGTTGGTTTCAAAGCCAAAAAGCCATTAGATGAGAAATCATTTGTTAACAATTTTGAACCAAGGCCTGATTTGTCCATATACCATAATTATGTAGGTTTTGAAGTAGCGAAGCCACCAAAAAAGAAATCCTTTCTCAGTAACTTTGAAGGGATAGATGACGCTACAATTTACCAAGAATAA